The Bacillaceae bacterium IKA-2 DNA window ACACCACCACCATTAATTAAACTGCCATATTGTTCTAAGTGTGCTTATTACTCTTTTTGTTGGGTAGGTGAGGTAGATTGAAGGATATTTTTATTTTTAATAATGGGCGATTAAAGAGAACTGATTCTACTATTCAATTTATCGATGCGGATGGTAAGAAGAAAACGATACCAATTGTACAAGTGGAAAACATACACTTATTTGGAGAAATCGATATGAATACGTCTTTTCTTAATTTACTTACGCAACAGGGAGTTGTGCTACATACGTACAATTACTATGGATATTATAGCGGTAGTTTTATTCCAAGAAGCAAGCAAGTTTCTGGTTATATAGATGTAAGGCAAGCTTCTCACATTCTTGATCCACAAAAGCGCATATTCATAGCGAGGCAATTTATTTACGGAGCGGTTCACCATATGCTAAAAAACATTCGGCAGCACAAAGATGGATCAGAAGTTTATATAAATACGATTGAATCTGTGAGAGTAAATATAGAAAATGCAAAAACTATTCCAGAATTAATGGGTATGGAAGGAAATATTAGGAAGATTTATTTTCAATCTTTTAACCATATGATTAAAAACGAATTTTTTCATTTTGTAAAAAGAGAAAAAAGGCCACCGAAAGATCCGATTAATGCGCTGATTTCATTTGGGAATAGCATAATGTATACAACAGTCCTGTCAGAGCTTTATAAGACCCAGTTAAATCCAACTATGAGTTTTTTACATGAACCTTCCGTAAAAAGATATTCGCTTTCGCTTGACTTAGCCGAAATATTCAAGCCTCTAATTATTGATGGTTTAATAGTATCACTAATAAATAATCGAGTCATGAAAAGTAACCATTTTGAATATATAGAGTCTGAAATTTGCTTATTAAATGATGAGGGCAGGAAAATTTTCCTGAAGGCATATGAAGAAAAGCTTTCCAAAACAATAAAGCATCGTACACTAAAAAGGCAAACGTCCTACAGATTTCTGATTCGTTTAGAGTGCTATAAGTTGATTAAACATATTATTGGAGATACAACATATAAGCCTTTGAAAGCGTGGTGGTAAAATAATGTTCGTCATCATTACCTATGATGTTGGAGAAAAGAGGGTTGGGAAGGTACATAAAATTCTTAAGAAATACTTGCAGTGGACCCAAAATTCCGTATTCGAAGGTGAAATAAAAGAGGGTAAATTGAAAGAATGTCTGGGTGAATTAATGCCAATAGTTAATAAAGTGTACGATTCATTGTATGTATACAAAGTTTCGAATCCAAAAAACATTAAAAAAATCATTTATGGTGTAGAAAAAGATTTTGAAGAGATGTTTCTGTAAATGCCGTAAAGGTCATTTTATCTAAAAGTATCTTAAACCCTTCGTATGACTGTGTTAATGACTATTAATAACGAACTTTATAAACACACACTGGAGGTTTGCTGCAAAATAGTGTAAAATATGGATTATAAAAATCAATCAATCCCTTGATACATAAGGGTTTTTAGAGTCTTGATTTGAGGGGTTTTATAGCAACTATGTGGAATGTAAATGTAATAACTTCACTCATATTAAAACGTGGTATACGGTTTTATAGCAACTATGTGGAATGTAAATAGAAAAGCCCCAGACATACCGGAATAGGTTTTCCAGTTTTATAGCAACTATGTGGAATGTAAATTAGTGTAAGCCCGGCGGTTCCGTTTAAGGTGTCCGGTTTTATAGCAACTATGTGGAATGTAAATAAATACGATCGACTGATACAACAGGGGGGCAGGCCAGTTTTATAGCAACTATGTGGAATGTAAATCACGGTACTATGGGAAACGGCAAGCCGTGGAAGGGCTAGTTTTATAGCAACTATGTGGAATGTAAATGAAGATAGGCTTTAGCTTTCGTCCCAGGGCTACGGGTTTTATAGCAACTATGTGGAATGTAAATTTAGATATATACCCCCGTTCCGCAATAGAATTCGGTGTTTTATAGCAACTATGTGGAATGTAAATACGAAATACTGGTCGTTGTAAATAAGATCGCCTTTCCGTTTTATAGCAACTATGTGGAATGTAAATGATACATGGACGCACGATCATACTCCATATGGAATTGTTTTATAGCAACTATGTGGAATGTAAATAACAATGGCCCGGTTGGATCATATATAAAGGATTTCTGTTTTATAGCAACTATGTGGAATGTAAATGTTAATATCGTTGATGAAGCCATGGCCGCGACAACGTTTTATAGCAACTATGTGGAATGTAAATTCGGTTGGTAAAACAGCGTTTGCAATTGAAGTTTGCGTTTTATAGCAACTATGTGGAATGTAAATATGGGAGCCGTTAGGACGACACGAGCGCAAAAGTACGTTTTATAGCAACTATGTGGAATGTAAATTAACTCACGCGGCGGCGCCTCATCGTTCGGCCCTACCGTTTTATAGCAACTATGTGGAATGTAAATGGAAAGTATCGGACTTATACGGGAACCAGCGACGCCGTTTTATAGCAACTATGTGGAATGTAAATGTAGTAAGCGGCGGCGAATTCAACAAGTTATACAACGTTTTATAGCAACTATGTGGAATGTAAATCACGATACTATGGGAAACGGCAAGCCGTGGAAGGGCTAGTTTTATAGCAACTATGTGGAATGTAAATCTGAAATGGCGATCTTCATAGCAGCCCGCGCCGCTAGTGTTTTATAGCAACTATGTGGAATGTAAATACTATACAGTTCCCCCGCACCAGTCCTCACCTGTACGTTTTATAGCAACTATGTGGAATGTAAATTTTAAAAGTTTATAGTCTAATACTACAAATAATTTAGTTTTATAGCAACTATGTGGAATGTAAATGTATTTATGGCAGCCGTCATTGCAAGCAGGAGTTCCGAGTTTTATAGCAACTATGTGGAATGTAAATTTTGAAATGGTTGGCGCTTTTTTTGAAATGTTACGAGGTTTTATAGCAACTATGTGGAATGTAAATAAAATGGTATAGAGTAATGCTGACAAACTTCTCGATGTTTTATAGCAACTATGTGGAATGTAAATATAATTCTTTAACCTCTGCCATTTTTACGGCCTCCCTGTTTTATAGCAACTATGTGGAATGTAAATGATGCAAATACCCTTTTGGCCTTAATCTTTTGTAACGTTTTATAGCAACTATGTGGAATGTAAATCTTGTAATAGCAACGCTGGTTGATCTGTCCTTACACCGTTTTATAGCAACTATGTGGAATGTAAATTAATCATATCTTGTCCAATTATACATGATTAATTAGGTTTTATAGCAACTATGTGGAATGTAAATGGTATTCCGTCATCTACAGCGTAAAATTCTTTCAATGTTTTATAGCAACTATGTGGAATGTAAATCATCATCGAGCGACGCTGTAATGTGCAACGTTATCGTTTTATAGCAACTATGTGGAATGTAAATGCAGGAATTACTGCAGAAGCCACAACATGGGTTGGAGTTTTATAGCAACTATGTGGAATGTAAATTCTGCTGATTGATGAGCATCCCTTGTGCTATCGTGTTTTATAGCAACTATGTGGAATGTAAATTGTCATGGCAAGCGTCATTCAGAGACTAATTATTTTTGTTTTATAGCAACTATGTGGAATGTAAATCCTTTTGACTCGGGAAACATCCACGGCGTTTTCCTTGTTTTATAGCAACTATGTGGAATGTAAATTGAGTAGTAGCGTAATCCCCTGCATCGACTGCTTCTGTTTTATAGCAACTATGTGGAATGTAAATTCTGTTTGCTCGTATAGCTTGCCTATTTTAGACTTTGTTTTATAGCAACTATGTGGAATGTAAATAAATAGTTTGAACCTGGCAACCTTTGCAACGTCGCGTTTTATAGCAACTATGTGGAATGTAAATTTGTATGTTATGCCCTCGATAGCCATTAGTAAGCAACGTTTTATAGCAACTATGTGGAATGTAAATTAAAGTGTCTGACCTGCTAAAATAGTGTCCGTCCCTGTTTTATAGCAACTATGTGGAATGTAAATGATGATGCCCTTCTGCTAACGCTTCAAGCGACTGTTTGTTTTATAGCAACTATGTGGAATGTAAATTGAATGGATCACTCTCGCTCATTGACGGCTTACTCAGTTTTATAGCAACTATGTGGAATGTAAATTTCATCTATAAGGCGTTCCAAGTAGTTCATACGTGGTTTTATAGCAACTATGTGGAATGTAAATTAAATATCGCCATTCCGAGTATGTATTCTCTTGTTGTTTTATAGCAACTATGTGGAATGTAAATTAGAAATACCTACAAGTGGACAGTTTATGTTTGGGTTAGTTTTATAGCAACTATGTGGAATGTAAATTGTTTAAGTCATCCTCTGATACGATATTTGCGCTATCGTTTTATAGCAACTATGTGGAATGTAAATAATAATGTATCCGGTCTAATGAACTTGCTCATTTGTGTTTTATAGCAACTATGTGGAATGTAAATTCTTTTATTAAATCATTGGTACAAAAACTTTATAATCGTTTTATAGCAACTATGTGGAATGTAAATAAAAACTTTTTAAACCAAGGTGTCCATGTACTGACAGTTTTATAGCAACTATGTGGAATGTAAATCTTGGATCTCCTGGGTACATAAGGCCGTTACTGTATGGGTTTTATAGCAACTATGTGGAATGTAAATATTAATGATGATGAATTAAATAAGACTCTCACGATTATGTTTTATAGCAACTATGTGGAATGTAAATCGTGATAATTGTGATAGTGCTACAACGGTAATTTTTGTTTTATAGCAACTATGTGGAATGTAAATTCGTATCTGTCGCGACTTCGTATATAGGGATATCGTGTTTTATAGCAACTATGTGGAATGTAAATAACAGAGCTGCAGGAACTACTAAAGTTTGGTATTAGTTTTATAGCAACTATGTGGAATGTAAATGTACATGATGAGATAATCTGTCAGGTACCTAGAAAGTTTTATAGCAACTATGTGGAATGTAAATTGTAATTGATTACCGTCACCAATTACTTTTAAATCGGTTTTATAGCAACTATGTGGAATGTAAATCTTACAACTTACAGTGTGAGTATGACCGCTAACTGTGTTTTATAGCAACTATGTGGAATGTAAATATACTTACTACTGGTGTAATACATATAAGAATGGTTGTTTTATAGCAACTATGTGGAATGTAAATCCCGAAATGATGTTTGATTTTGATTTTCTAGCTATGTTTTATAGCAACTATGTGGAATGTAAATAGACATTTAAACTCGTCACCTTGATAAACGGCATAATGTTTTATAGCAACTATGTGGAATGTAAATAAAAGCACCCGTTAAGGATGCTTATACTACTTGTATTTGTCAACTCAAAAGCGGTCCACGAATCAGTTGAAAAAAGGTCCACTTATTTAGTTGGTTTTAGCCATGACATTGTCTCTTCAAATCGGTGACTTACTTCTCGTGAAATATCTAAGATATGTGATTTGTGAGCAAGTCTATCTACAATTGCACCAGTAAGCATCGGGTCTTTAAAAATCTCTTCCCAGCGATCAAAAGCCAAGTTTGTTGTTATGATTATTGATCCTTTATCGTTTCTATTTGATAATAAATTAAATAGTATTTCACAACCAATTTTGTCAAATGATACGTATCCCAGTTCATCTAAAACGACAAGACTGTACTTTTCAAATTTGGTTTTATATTGCGATAGTTTGCTTTCACTCATTGCTTCTTTTAACTCTATTATTAAGTTAGGTACAGAGATAAACAATACACTTTTGCCTTCCAAACACGCCTTAATACCAAGCCCAATACTATAATGTGATTTCCCGCAGCCAGGAGATCCTATTAAGATTATATTTTCTTTATTTTCAATGAACTGCAACGTTTCTAGTTCTTCGAATTTCGGTATAAATTTCTTATGGTACTTACTCTTGTCGAAGTCTTCTAAGTACTTGTTAAGAGGGAATTTAGCCCTTCTGAGTCTATGTTTTAAACCATTCTCAAGCCTTAGTTCTAATTCTCTTTCGAGTAGACGACTTATCAGCTCTCGGTGGGTCATGTTTGTATGGTTTGCTTCATCAAGAAGCATTTGATAATTGGTTTTTATATAGGGTAATTTTAGTATATGGGCCATTTCTTGTATTTGCATTTATTCCACCTCCGAGAAACATAATTCGTTATATCTAGATACTTGCCTTGTAGCGATGTTGCTAAGTGCAGTTTTATCTATGTGCATAGATGGAATAATATCGATATGAGATTTATTGTATGTTTCTAGAATCAATAGTATTTCTTCGATTGGTTTATCATCATTTTCTTGAATGATCTCTATGAATTTTTTCTTGTTTCTGCTAAAATTAGTATCATAGATGGCTTTTAACCTTGGTATGCTTTTTAGAGCGTGGGAGTTCTTGATTGCACCTGGTTTTTTGTTTAATGAGTTTAAGTAATGTTTAATTTTAATACTTATCTCGTTAGTACCATCTATTTTTTTGTGTTCACAAACGAGTATGTTGTTTGAATAAAAGCCTATTGTGTCGTAATATTTCTTGATTGTTATTAAGCGTCCTACAAGATACTCCGGTACTGAATAGTGGTTGTTATCAACTCGTACAAAACTATATTTATTTGGTTTTTGCACTGTAACTGTTGCAAGATCAAGCTTTGGTTTTGTAGGTTGAAGATGTTTTATTTCTTCAGAAATAGTGCTGTCTTTATTGAGTTCTATCAATATAGTATTCAAGTATTCACGTGCATCATCGAATGTCTTAAACTTATAAGTTAACGCAAATGCTTTGTTCCTAATTATCTTCACGCTGCCCTCCACATGACCCTTCTAATGTAAAGCTTTGCATTAGAAGGGTAATGAAAAGTATATGATAATGTAAAGTAAGGCTGTTAGATAACTATAAACAAAGTGATTCTAGTTGTTTTACTTTACATTTTCAATGGCTATATTTAATATAGGCGAGGTCGCCTACGTTAAATATAGGAGGTTATGATTATGGAACAAAAATATCAAACATTTGAACAACTGTCCTCAGAAGTAGTTAAATCCCTTCGGGATATGTCCTATTCCGAATCAAGGATAAGCCAATATCGTTCCGCGTGGCAAAAACTGGCTACTTTTATGGAAAACAATCAGATTGAGTATTATTCAGCGTCAGTAGGTGGAGCATTTATAGCTGACTTTATTGGTACTGGGAAATACGAGGAATTTAGCCATTGGGAAAAGAGCATAATCCGGTGTGTGGATGTTCTAACTGAATTTCAGTCTACAGGAACGTTCCAATACAGAAGGGCAAAGAAATCCTACCAATTTTATGGTTGCATCGGTAATCCTATGGTGGATTTCCTTAATCACCGAAAATCTTTGGGTATTACAGAAAATACGCTTGGTCATTACCGATTAAATCTTCATCGCTTTCTTAGTTTTTTTAATGAAGAAGGAGTCATGGAAACCGAAGCAATTAAAAAACAACACATTTTAGGATTTGTGAATCAGCTTGGTTTTTATACACCTGCAACGCGCCACAGCATGCTTACCACTTTACGTGGGTTTATGAGATATCTACATGACAATGGGTATACAGGGATTGACTTTTCATACCTAATTCCAAAAGACAATTACAAGAAGCAATGTAAACTACCCACGACATATACGAAAAATGAAGTTGAATCATTAATCAATACTGTTGACAGAAGTAGCCCAAAAGGGAAGCGTGATGCTGCTATGATACTATTGGCTGCACGATTGGGATTGAGGGCTTCTGACATCTGTCTGTTGAAGTTTGAAAACATACACTGGGAAAAGAATACAATTACACTTGTTCAACAAAAGACTAAAAATAAGATTGAGCATCCACTTTTAATAGAAATAGGAGAGGCTATTATCGATTATCTGAAGTATGGACGGCCTAAATCTGATCTTCCTTATGTCTTCCTACATGCAATCCCGCCATATAACTGCCTAAATAGATCGACTTTGCATAGCATTGTTACTTTTTATCTCCGTCGTGCTGGCATTAAAAACATAACAGAAAAGAAACATGGTCCTCATGCTTTGAGGCACAGTCTTGCTGGGCAACTACTGGAACAAAAAATACCCATCCATGTTATATCAGAAGTGCTAGGTCACAAGAATACCGAAAGCACAAAAACTTATTTACGAATAGACTTAACATCTTTGAGCCAATGCGCATTAGATGTTCCACTCTTAAAAACGCCATTTTATGCCAAGGAGGTGGAATGATGCCGAACTATTGTGGTATTTATGCTGGTTTAATCGAACAGTACATTGATTTCAAAAGAAACCTCGGTTACAAGTTTGTTGATGCCACTTACACACTTTCGTTATTTGACAGATTTACAATAGATAATGCCGTATTAAAACTCGGTCTATCAAAGGAGATTGTTGATAAATGGAGTGAGAAGCGTCCAAATGAATCAGACAAGACACGTTATGCGAGGATTCATTATATTGCAAAATTTTCCGCCTATTTAAATGATATGGGATATCCATCACATATACCGAGATTGCCTAAAAAGTACAGCAGTACGTTTGTACCACATATTTTCTCGAAAAAGGAAGTGAATGCATTCTTCGATGCATGTGATACGCTTAAAGTTAATAGACGATTTGAAACAACTGTGTATGTACTCCCCGCTTTATTTAGAATGCTATATGGCTGTGGCATCCGTATCAGCGAAGCGTTATCCCTAACATGTAAGGATGTTGATCTTGATGCAAAAAATATTATTGTCAGGGAAACGAAAAACGGCAAAGACCGAATACTCCCATTATCTGAAACACTAACTGAGGTGTGTATTCAATATAGGAATGTTCGTCCCGGCAAATATGAACCGAAAGGTTATTTTTTTATCAAGAACAATGGGCAAAAATGTAATGCCAAGGCAATATATGAATGGTTCAGAAAAATACTCTGGAATGCAGGAATTCCACATGGTGGGAAGGGTTTTGGCCCAAGAATGCATGACTTTCGTCACACTTTCAGTGTACACTCTCTTGTGAAAATGTCAGAAGCTGGGCTAGATTTATACTACTCACTCCCAATATTATCAAAATATCTTGGGCATCAGTCATTAGAGGCTACAGATAAGTATGTAAGGCTAACATCTGACATGTACCCTGATTTAATTAGAGAAGTAGATAACGTTTGTGCCTATGTATTTCCGGAGGTTGACCATTATGAAGCCGACTGATTTCTCTCGCTATCTGACAGGATTTCTTACAAAATACCTGCCAGGAGAAATGGGGTTCAGTATAAATACGATTGCCTCTTATAGAGACACATTTGTACTTTTCCTTACATTTATCAAGGATAAAAAAGGAATAAAAACAAATTCTCTGACGCT harbors:
- the cas1b gene encoding type I-B CRISPR-associated endonuclease Cas1b encodes the protein MKDIFIFNNGRLKRTDSTIQFIDADGKKKTIPIVQVENIHLFGEIDMNTSFLNLLTQQGVVLHTYNYYGYYSGSFIPRSKQVSGYIDVRQASHILDPQKRIFIARQFIYGAVHHMLKNIRQHKDGSEVYINTIESVRVNIENAKTIPELMGMEGNIRKIYFQSFNHMIKNEFFHFVKREKRPPKDPINALISFGNSIMYTTVLSELYKTQLNPTMSFLHEPSVKRYSLSLDLAEIFKPLIIDGLIVSLINNRVMKSNHFEYIESEICLLNDEGRKIFLKAYEEKLSKTIKHRTLKRQTSYRFLIRLECYKLIKHIIGDTTYKPLKAWW
- the cas2 gene encoding CRISPR-associated endonuclease Cas2, which produces MFVIITYDVGEKRVGKVHKILKKYLQWTQNSVFEGEIKEGKLKECLGELMPIVNKVYDSLYVYKVSNPKNIKKIIYGVEKDFEEMFL
- the istB gene encoding IS21-like element helper ATPase IstB, whose translation is MQIQEMAHILKLPYIKTNYQMLLDEANHTNMTHRELISRLLERELELRLENGLKHRLRRAKFPLNKYLEDFDKSKYHKKFIPKFEELETLQFIENKENIILIGSPGCGKSHYSIGLGIKACLEGKSVLFISVPNLIIELKEAMSESKLSQYKTKFEKYSLVVLDELGYVSFDKIGCEILFNLLSNRNDKGSIIITTNLAFDRWEEIFKDPMLTGAIVDRLAHKSHILDISREVSHRFEETMSWLKPTK
- a CDS encoding site-specific integrase; this translates as MEQKYQTFEQLSSEVVKSLRDMSYSESRISQYRSAWQKLATFMENNQIEYYSASVGGAFIADFIGTGKYEEFSHWEKSIIRCVDVLTEFQSTGTFQYRRAKKSYQFYGCIGNPMVDFLNHRKSLGITENTLGHYRLNLHRFLSFFNEEGVMETEAIKKQHILGFVNQLGFYTPATRHSMLTTLRGFMRYLHDNGYTGIDFSYLIPKDNYKKQCKLPTTYTKNEVESLINTVDRSSPKGKRDAAMILLAARLGLRASDICLLKFENIHWEKNTITLVQQKTKNKIEHPLLIEIGEAIIDYLKYGRPKSDLPYVFLHAIPPYNCLNRSTLHSIVTFYLRRAGIKNITEKKHGPHALRHSLAGQLLEQKIPIHVISEVLGHKNTESTKTYLRIDLTSLSQCALDVPLLKTPFYAKEVE
- a CDS encoding tyrosine-type recombinase/integrase: MMPNYCGIYAGLIEQYIDFKRNLGYKFVDATYTLSLFDRFTIDNAVLKLGLSKEIVDKWSEKRPNESDKTRYARIHYIAKFSAYLNDMGYPSHIPRLPKKYSSTFVPHIFSKKEVNAFFDACDTLKVNRRFETTVYVLPALFRMLYGCGIRISEALSLTCKDVDLDAKNIIVRETKNGKDRILPLSETLTEVCIQYRNVRPGKYEPKGYFFIKNNGQKCNAKAIYEWFRKILWNAGIPHGGKGFGPRMHDFRHTFSVHSLVKMSEAGLDLYYSLPILSKYLGHQSLEATDKYVRLTSDMYPDLIREVDNVCAYVFPEVDHYEAD